One Kitasatospora sp. NBC_01266 genomic window carries:
- a CDS encoding serine/threonine-protein kinase, whose translation MPADDQNAAAPPPPAFQPLHPDDPVQVAGYPLSARLGAGGMGRVYLSFTPGGRPVALKVVRPEFAEDAEFRRRFAQEVTNAQRIHGLYTAQVIDAGTHADAPWLVTAYVPGPSLQQVVREYGALPVRTVLLLLGGIAEALQAIHSVGVVHRDLKPANVLVAADGPRVIDFGIARAADATALTGTGFRIGSPAFMAPEQAQGAAVTPATDVFALGALAAYVAGGLPPFGEGPETAVLYRVVHEPPELDAVPEDLRELLLRCLAKSPQERPTPAEIIEIARNHPEVGGQLRFADDWLPAPVAGEITRRSDLPKARPAAPPAEPAQPGLPPIPTVPATAPSFAAPPPPGQAPTTQLPPDRTTPLLPPAPGAAFAPPTPVPAAEAAVTRKGVSWKALLAVAVVMALGGTLAGVLLSDQSGKSVAKSGAAGTPQQQPPATAPAGGTAPGDAPSAGATAPGSTASDTASADGAASPVSGVSATAAAGGYTPLVSKIELDIPPSEYASYAYRVDLVGGKLIASATNPTWALSLTNDGNGGSQADAFSGAGDDPSDFAVITDPTVTPAQCNSAIDTRPDSDLSFSHVSAGRLLCIRDRTSHAIAIAAVESANAQTGEVKLSLTTWQGTS comes from the coding sequence ATGCCTGCCGATGATCAAAACGCCGCCGCACCGCCGCCGCCCGCCTTCCAGCCGCTCCACCCGGACGATCCGGTGCAGGTGGCCGGCTACCCGCTCTCCGCGCGGCTCGGGGCCGGCGGCATGGGCCGGGTCTACCTCTCATTCACGCCGGGCGGCCGTCCGGTGGCGCTCAAGGTGGTCCGCCCCGAGTTCGCCGAGGACGCCGAGTTCCGCCGCCGGTTCGCCCAGGAGGTGACCAACGCGCAGCGGATCCACGGCCTGTACACCGCCCAGGTGATCGACGCCGGCACCCACGCCGACGCGCCCTGGCTGGTCACCGCGTACGTGCCGGGGCCCTCGCTGCAGCAGGTGGTGCGCGAGTACGGCGCGCTGCCGGTGCGCACCGTGCTGCTGCTGCTCGGCGGCATCGCCGAGGCGCTGCAGGCGATCCACAGCGTCGGTGTGGTGCACCGCGACCTCAAGCCCGCCAACGTGCTGGTCGCCGCCGACGGCCCGCGGGTGATCGACTTCGGCATCGCCCGCGCCGCCGACGCCACCGCGCTGACCGGGACGGGCTTCCGGATCGGCTCGCCCGCCTTCATGGCACCCGAGCAGGCCCAGGGCGCCGCGGTCACCCCCGCCACCGACGTCTTCGCGCTGGGCGCGCTGGCGGCCTACGTGGCCGGCGGCCTGCCGCCGTTCGGCGAGGGCCCGGAGACCGCGGTGCTCTACCGGGTGGTGCACGAGCCGCCGGAGCTGGACGCGGTGCCCGAGGACCTGCGCGAGCTGCTGCTGCGCTGCCTGGCCAAGTCGCCCCAGGAGCGGCCGACGCCGGCCGAGATCATCGAGATCGCCCGCAACCACCCCGAGGTCGGCGGGCAGTTGCGGTTCGCCGACGACTGGCTCCCGGCGCCGGTGGCCGGCGAGATCACCCGGCGCTCCGACCTGCCGAAGGCCCGGCCGGCCGCACCGCCCGCCGAGCCGGCGCAGCCGGGCCTGCCCCCGATCCCCACCGTGCCCGCCACCGCGCCCTCCTTCGCCGCTCCCCCGCCGCCCGGCCAGGCGCCGACCACCCAGCTGCCGCCGGACCGGACCACGCCGCTCCTGCCGCCCGCACCCGGCGCGGCCTTCGCCCCGCCGACGCCGGTACCGGCCGCCGAGGCGGCCGTCACCCGCAAGGGGGTCTCCTGGAAGGCGCTGCTGGCGGTCGCCGTGGTGATGGCGCTCGGCGGCACGCTCGCCGGGGTGCTGCTCAGCGACCAGTCCGGCAAGAGCGTCGCGAAGAGCGGCGCCGCCGGCACCCCGCAGCAGCAGCCCCCGGCCACCGCGCCGGCGGGCGGCACGGCGCCCGGCGACGCGCCGAGCGCCGGCGCCACGGCACCCGGCAGCACGGCTTCCGACACCGCGTCAGCCGACGGCGCGGCCAGTCCGGTCAGCGGTGTCTCGGCGACCGCCGCCGCGGGCGGCTACACCCCGCTGGTGAGCAAGATCGAGCTGGACATCCCGCCGAGCGAGTACGCCAGCTACGCGTACCGGGTGGACCTGGTCGGCGGCAAGCTGATCGCCTCGGCCACCAACCCCACCTGGGCGCTCTCCCTGACGAACGACGGAAACGGCGGCAGCCAGGCCGACGCCTTCTCCGGGGCCGGCGACGACCCCTCCGACTTCGCCGTGATCACCGATCCGACGGTCACCCCGGCCCAGTGCAACTCCGCGATCGACACCCGGCCGGACTCCGACCTCTCCTTCAGCCACGTGAGCGCGGGCCGGCTGCTCTGCATCCGCGACCGCACCAGCCACGCCATCGCGATCGCGGCCGTGGAGAGCGCCAACGCGCAGACCGGCGAGGTCAAGCTGTCGCTGACCACCTGGCAGGGGACCTCCTGA
- a CDS encoding DUF6104 family protein: MYFTDRGIEELESRRGDEEVSFEWLAERLREFVDLNPDFEVPVERLATWLARLDDDEDED, encoded by the coding sequence GTGTACTTCACCGACCGCGGCATCGAGGAACTGGAGAGCCGGCGCGGCGACGAGGAGGTCAGCTTCGAGTGGCTGGCCGAGCGTCTGCGCGAGTTCGTGGACCTCAACCCCGACTTCGAGGTTCCCGTCGAGCGGCTGGCCACCTGGCTGGCCCGGCTGGACGACGACGAGGACGAGGACTGA
- a CDS encoding ABC transporter substrate-binding protein, with amino-acid sequence MRTRTRRCAIATLGPLLVAGTLVVAGCGSSTTGGAPSTGPPIATPSAVPSLAAQVPADIRSSGQLVVATDASYAPNEFKDPKGDIVGMDVDLARAIAQTLGLTADVQNADFTSIIPGITANKYQLGMSSFTDTKEREATVDMVTYFSAGTSTAVKAGNPDKIDPNDLCGKKIAVQTGTTQVDEITDVIDPACKQAGKPGIPNGGDLFDLQTDVTLALIAGRDQVMLADSPVVDYAVQQTGGQVEKIGATADTAPYGIVVAKNSPLTKAVQGAVESLIANGVYQQILTKWGVQSGAVNQSVINGASS; translated from the coding sequence GTGCGCACCCGCACCCGGCGTTGCGCCATCGCCACCCTCGGGCCGCTGCTCGTCGCCGGCACGCTGGTCGTCGCCGGCTGCGGCAGCAGCACGACGGGCGGCGCCCCGAGCACCGGCCCGCCGATCGCCACGCCGAGCGCGGTCCCCTCGCTCGCGGCCCAGGTGCCGGCCGACATCCGGTCGAGCGGACAGCTGGTGGTCGCGACGGACGCGTCCTACGCGCCCAACGAGTTCAAGGACCCCAAGGGCGACATCGTCGGGATGGACGTCGACCTGGCCAGGGCCATCGCGCAGACGCTGGGGCTGACCGCCGACGTGCAGAACGCCGACTTCACCTCGATCATCCCCGGCATCACGGCGAACAAGTACCAGCTGGGCATGAGTTCGTTCACCGACACCAAGGAGCGCGAGGCCACGGTCGACATGGTCACCTACTTCTCGGCCGGCACCAGCACGGCGGTGAAGGCGGGCAACCCCGACAAGATCGACCCGAACGACCTGTGCGGCAAGAAGATCGCGGTGCAGACCGGCACCACCCAGGTCGACGAGATCACCGACGTCATCGACCCCGCCTGCAAGCAGGCCGGCAAGCCGGGCATCCCCAACGGCGGCGACCTGTTCGACCTGCAGACGGACGTCACCCTGGCGCTGATCGCCGGGCGTGACCAGGTCATGCTGGCCGACTCTCCGGTGGTCGACTACGCGGTCCAGCAGACCGGCGGCCAGGTGGAGAAGATCGGCGCCACCGCGGACACCGCCCCCTACGGGATCGTGGTCGCCAAGAACTCGCCGCTCACCAAGGCGGTCCAGGGCGCGGTCGAGTCGCTGATCGCGAACGGCGTCTACCAGCAGATCCTGACCAAGTGGGGCGTCCAGTCCGGCGCCGTCAACCAGTCCGTCATCAACGGCGCCAGCAGCTGA
- a CDS encoding NAD(P)-dependent malic enzyme, whose protein sequence is MAAEIIHPRIQDTDDPVDAVFALHRGGKMEVRATVPVRDADDLSLAYTPGVARVCTAIAEQPELVNDYTWKANTVAVVTDGTAVLGLGDIGPQASLPVMEGKAILFKQFGGVDAVPIALDCTDVDEIVETVIRLAPSFGGVNLEDISAPRCFEIERRLQDALDIPIFHDDQHGTAIVTTAALWNAAKVTGREIGALRAVISGAGAAGIAIAKMLVAAGIGDVSVCDRRGVVHQGREDLTDAKAEIAAQTNKAGLTGSLADALAGADVFIGVSGGTVPEEAVATMAEHCFIFAMANPNPEIHPEVAHKYAAVVATGRSDFPNQINNVLAFPGIFAGALQVRASRITEGMKLAAAQALAAVVADELTPQKVIPSPFDARVAPAVTKAVAEAARREGVARR, encoded by the coding sequence GTGGCAGCGGAGATCATCCACCCCCGTATCCAGGACACCGACGATCCGGTCGACGCCGTGTTCGCGCTTCACCGCGGCGGCAAGATGGAGGTGCGCGCCACCGTTCCGGTGCGCGACGCGGACGACCTGTCGCTGGCCTACACCCCCGGGGTCGCACGGGTCTGCACCGCCATCGCCGAGCAGCCCGAACTGGTCAACGACTACACCTGGAAGGCCAACACCGTCGCGGTGGTCACCGACGGCACCGCGGTGCTCGGTCTCGGTGACATCGGCCCGCAGGCCTCGCTGCCCGTGATGGAGGGCAAGGCCATCCTGTTCAAGCAGTTCGGCGGCGTGGACGCGGTCCCGATCGCGCTGGACTGCACGGACGTGGACGAGATCGTGGAGACCGTCATCCGGCTCGCCCCGTCCTTCGGCGGCGTCAACCTGGAGGACATCTCCGCCCCGCGCTGCTTCGAGATCGAGCGGCGGCTGCAGGACGCGCTGGACATCCCGATCTTCCACGACGACCAGCACGGCACCGCGATCGTCACCACCGCCGCGCTGTGGAACGCCGCCAAGGTGACCGGGCGGGAGATCGGCGCGCTGCGCGCGGTCATCTCCGGCGCCGGCGCGGCCGGGATCGCGATCGCCAAGATGCTGGTGGCGGCCGGGATCGGCGACGTCTCGGTGTGCGACCGGCGCGGCGTGGTGCACCAGGGCCGCGAGGACCTGACCGACGCCAAGGCCGAGATCGCCGCGCAGACCAACAAGGCCGGGCTGACCGGCAGCCTGGCCGACGCGCTGGCCGGGGCGGACGTCTTCATCGGCGTCTCCGGCGGCACGGTGCCGGAGGAGGCGGTGGCGACCATGGCCGAGCACTGCTTCATCTTCGCGATGGCCAACCCGAACCCGGAGATCCACCCCGAGGTCGCGCACAAGTACGCGGCCGTGGTGGCCACCGGGCGCTCCGACTTCCCGAACCAGATCAACAACGTGCTGGCCTTCCCCGGCATCTTCGCCGGCGCGCTCCAGGTGCGGGCCTCGCGGATCACCGAGGGCATGAAGCTGGCCGCCGCCCAGGCGCTGGCCGCCGTGGTGGCCGATGAGCTGACGCCGCAGAAGGTGATCCCCTCGCCGTTCGACGCCCGGGTGGCGCCGGCCGTCACCAAGGCGGTCGCCGAGGCGGCCCGCCGCGAGGGTGTCGCGCGGCGGTAG
- a CDS encoding DUF4097 family beta strand repeat-containing protein — protein sequence MSQWTVSGPDRITLDEAVRALEVRIIGGAVNVVAAEGPARLEVTELDGEPLQVTLTDGVLTVTYPDLSWSDFGDRERFKSVDSVKGLLDSLFRKRHARAVVSLTVPADATVKVGTASAEATVSGVRGGTSVGGVAGSTTLVGLAGRIEAKSVSGDIDAQSVSGDLVVKTVSGGLTVISGTPASLLANTVGGAVTLDLASTGSADVRIATVSGDVAVRLPQPADTTVDAGSTNGQFATAFEELTVGGSWGSKKLTGQLGAGTGRLQVSTVSGAISVLRRPEPEDGDVVLVKELAAGTAEPADAVGSDGPADTNDAPKGEQA from the coding sequence ATGAGCCAGTGGACAGTCAGTGGACCCGACCGGATCACGCTCGACGAGGCGGTGCGGGCGCTGGAGGTGCGGATCATCGGCGGCGCGGTCAACGTGGTCGCCGCCGAGGGCCCGGCCCGGCTCGAGGTGACCGAGCTGGACGGCGAGCCGCTGCAGGTCACGCTGACCGACGGCGTGCTGACCGTGACCTACCCCGACCTCAGCTGGAGCGACTTCGGCGACCGCGAGCGGTTCAAGTCGGTCGACTCGGTCAAGGGCCTGCTGGACTCCCTCTTCCGCAAGCGCCACGCCCGCGCCGTGGTCTCGCTGACCGTGCCGGCCGACGCCACGGTCAAGGTCGGCACCGCCTCCGCCGAGGCCACCGTCTCCGGCGTGCGCGGCGGCACCTCGGTGGGCGGGGTGGCCGGCAGCACCACGCTGGTGGGTCTGGCCGGGCGGATCGAGGCCAAGTCGGTCTCCGGCGACATCGACGCCCAGTCGGTCTCCGGCGACCTGGTGGTCAAGACCGTCTCCGGCGGACTGACCGTCATCTCCGGCACCCCCGCCTCGCTGCTGGCCAACACCGTCGGCGGCGCGGTCACCCTGGACCTGGCGAGCACCGGGTCGGCCGACGTGCGGATCGCCACGGTCAGCGGGGACGTCGCGGTCCGGCTGCCGCAGCCGGCCGACACCACGGTCGACGCGGGCAGCACCAACGGCCAGTTCGCCACCGCCTTCGAGGAGTTGACGGTCGGCGGCAGCTGGGGCTCGAAGAAGCTCACCGGCCAGCTCGGGGCCGGCACCGGCCGGCTCCAGGTGAGCACCGTCTCCGGGGCGATCTCGGTGCTGCGCCGCCCGGAGCCGGAGGACGGGGACGTGGTCCTGGTCAAGGAACTGGCCGCCGGCACCGCCGAGCCGGCCGACGCGGTCGGCTCCGACGGCCCGGCCGACACGAACGACGCGCCGAAGGGTGAGCAGGCATGA
- a CDS encoding CGNR zinc finger domain-containing protein has product MELALYADYAVRLVNSEEPERGTDALVSVDAVRALFASPSSRGAQLTETADLPRLRAVRGRLRAVFEAAAAGDETRGVDLLNELMVEYPVSPLVSGHDYLDESGRPRWHLHLADNAASATAAFTAVACMGLAIHLTELGADRLGICQAAPCRNAYLDTSTNRSRRYCSDRCATRANVAAYRARKRQEAAAAAEAAAATALG; this is encoded by the coding sequence GTGGAGCTCGCCCTGTACGCCGACTACGCCGTCCGGCTGGTCAACAGCGAGGAGCCGGAGCGCGGCACCGACGCGCTGGTCAGCGTGGACGCGGTGCGCGCGCTGTTCGCCAGCCCGTCCTCGCGCGGTGCGCAGCTGACCGAGACGGCCGACCTGCCCCGGCTGCGGGCGGTGCGCGGCCGGCTGCGCGCGGTCTTCGAGGCCGCCGCGGCCGGTGACGAGACCCGCGGTGTCGACCTGCTGAACGAACTGATGGTCGAATACCCGGTCAGCCCGCTGGTCTCGGGCCACGACTACCTGGACGAGAGCGGCCGGCCGCGCTGGCACCTGCACCTGGCCGACAACGCGGCCAGCGCCACCGCCGCGTTCACAGCGGTGGCCTGCATGGGCCTGGCGATCCACCTGACCGAGCTGGGCGCGGACCGGCTCGGCATCTGCCAGGCCGCGCCGTGCCGCAACGCCTACCTGGACACCTCCACCAACCGCTCGCGCCGCTACTGCTCGGACCGCTGCGCGACCCGGGCCAATGTCGCGGCCTACCGGGCGCGCAAGCGGCAGGAGGCCGCGGCGGCCGCCGAGGCAGCCGCCGCTACAGCTCTGGGCTGA
- a CDS encoding zinc-binding dehydrogenase — protein sequence MFAAYAARIDADDPLSALELGQLPEPEARPGWSVVTVKAATLNHHDLWSLRGVGLPAERLPMILGCDAAGIDEQGNEVVIHSVIGQSGHGVGPNEPRSILTERYQGTFAQRVAVPTWNLLPKPAELSFAEAACLPTAWLTAYRMLFTNAGVKPGDTVLVQGAGGGVATALIVLGKAAGLRVWVTGRDEAKRARAVDLGADAAFESGARLPERVDAVMETVGAATWSHSVKSLRPGGTIVISGATSGPSPKSAELNRIFFLELKVVGSTMGTKEELAGLLALCAHAGVRPVIDSVLPLTEARDGFARLAKGEVFGKIVLEP from the coding sequence ATGTTCGCCGCCTACGCTGCCCGCATCGACGCTGACGATCCTCTGAGTGCCCTGGAGCTCGGGCAGCTGCCCGAGCCCGAGGCCCGGCCCGGCTGGAGCGTGGTGACCGTCAAGGCCGCCACCCTCAACCACCACGACCTCTGGTCGCTGCGCGGGGTGGGCCTGCCCGCCGAGCGGCTGCCGATGATCCTGGGCTGCGACGCGGCCGGCATCGACGAGCAGGGCAACGAGGTGGTGATCCACTCGGTGATCGGCCAGAGCGGTCACGGGGTCGGGCCGAACGAGCCGCGCTCCATCCTGACCGAGCGCTACCAGGGCACCTTCGCCCAGCGGGTGGCCGTGCCGACCTGGAACCTGCTGCCCAAGCCGGCCGAACTCTCCTTCGCCGAGGCGGCCTGCCTGCCCACGGCCTGGCTGACGGCCTACCGGATGCTCTTCACCAATGCCGGGGTCAAGCCCGGTGACACCGTGCTGGTGCAGGGCGCGGGCGGCGGGGTGGCCACCGCACTGATCGTCCTGGGCAAGGCGGCCGGCCTGCGAGTCTGGGTCACCGGGCGGGACGAGGCCAAGCGGGCCAGGGCCGTGGACCTGGGCGCGGACGCCGCCTTCGAGAGCGGCGCGCGGCTGCCCGAGCGGGTGGACGCGGTGATGGAGACGGTCGGGGCGGCCACCTGGTCGCACTCGGTGAAGTCGCTGCGGCCCGGCGGGACCATCGTGATCTCCGGTGCCACCTCGGGCCCGAGCCCGAAGTCGGCGGAGCTGAACCGGATCTTCTTCCTGGAACTCAAGGTGGTCGGTTCGACCATGGGGACCAAGGAGGAGCTCGCCGGGCTGCTCGCGCTCTGCGCGCACGCCGGGGTGCGCCCGGTGATCGACTCCGTGCTGCCGCTGACCGAGGCGCGCGACGGTTTCGCGCGCCTGGCCAAGGGCGAGGTCTTCGGGAAGATCGTGCTGGAGCCCTGA
- a CDS encoding helix-turn-helix transcriptional regulator: MSSVFAHGRLRLYLLKLLDESPRHGYEVIRLLEERFHGLYAPSAGTVYPRLAKLEQEGLVEHSTEGGRKVYRITEAGRQELTERQDDLAELEVEISDSVVQLAGAIREDVRDSAKDLREELRDAARNAPKAADPGVAWSGAWGSESSWQRTREEFSEFKAQAKKAKEQEKAAREQAKKAKEEARKAREQSQAVRQAAQQEALRIKRKVEQQVREHVSKGDWPTGLAEGLSELTRGLAGLADSARWGDAGAGSAAKVDLGKEAPSDLPDWARTEPDADPARELERLLDRFRDQVRDAARDSARVTADQLGEAQSVLAGAAERLRRLLG, encoded by the coding sequence ATGAGCAGCGTCTTCGCGCACGGCCGGCTGCGGCTCTACCTGCTGAAGCTGCTCGACGAGTCGCCGCGGCACGGCTACGAGGTGATCCGCCTGCTGGAGGAGCGCTTCCACGGGCTGTACGCGCCGTCCGCCGGCACCGTCTACCCGCGACTGGCCAAGCTGGAGCAGGAGGGGCTCGTGGAGCACAGCACCGAGGGGGGCCGCAAGGTCTACCGGATCACCGAGGCGGGCCGCCAGGAGCTGACCGAGCGCCAGGACGACCTGGCGGAGCTCGAGGTGGAGATCAGCGACTCGGTCGTCCAGCTGGCCGGGGCGATCCGGGAGGACGTCCGGGACTCCGCCAAGGATCTGCGCGAGGAGCTGCGCGACGCGGCCCGCAACGCGCCCAAGGCCGCCGATCCGGGGGTCGCCTGGAGCGGAGCGTGGGGGTCCGAGTCGAGCTGGCAGCGCACCCGGGAGGAGTTCTCCGAGTTCAAGGCCCAGGCCAAGAAGGCCAAGGAGCAGGAGAAGGCCGCCCGGGAGCAGGCCAAGAAGGCCAAGGAGGAGGCCCGCAAGGCGCGCGAGCAGTCCCAGGCGGTCCGCCAGGCGGCCCAGCAGGAGGCGCTGCGGATCAAGCGCAAGGTCGAGCAGCAGGTCCGTGAGCACGTCAGCAAGGGCGACTGGCCGACCGGTCTGGCCGAGGGCCTCTCCGAGCTGACCCGGGGTCTGGCGGGCCTGGCCGACTCGGCCCGCTGGGGCGACGCCGGGGCCGGCTCGGCCGCCAAGGTCGACCTCGGCAAGGAGGCCCCGAGCGACCTGCCCGACTGGGCCCGCACCGAGCCGGACGCCGACCCGGCCCGTGAGCTGGAGCGGCTGCTGGACCGGTTCCGCGACCAGGTCCGCGACGCCGCCCGGGACAGCGCCCGGGTGACGGCCGACCAGCTGGGCGAGGCGCAGTCGGTGCTGGCCGGCGCCGCCGAACGGCTGCGCCGCCTGCTCGGCTGA
- a CDS encoding amino acid ABC transporter ATP-binding protein, which yields MAPVGPGSAMVRAETVYKSFGTVHVLRGIDLQVRQGEVFVLVGPSGSGKSTFLRCINHLEKINAGRLWVDGELVGYRQKGDRLYELKDREVALKRRDIGMVFQHFNLFPHMTALENVTEAPVQVKGESKAAARERARALLERVGLADKAANYPSQLSGGQQQRVAIARALAMEPKLMLFDEPTSALDPELVGEVLDVMRGLAEEGMTMIVVTHEMGFAREVGDALVFMDGGVVIESGHPREVLANPRHERTKAFLSKVL from the coding sequence ATGGCACCGGTCGGGCCCGGCAGTGCGATGGTCCGGGCCGAGACGGTGTACAAGTCCTTCGGCACGGTGCACGTGCTCAGGGGCATCGATCTCCAGGTCCGGCAGGGCGAGGTGTTCGTGCTGGTCGGCCCGTCCGGCTCGGGCAAGTCGACCTTCCTGCGGTGCATCAACCACCTGGAGAAGATCAACGCCGGCCGGCTCTGGGTCGACGGCGAGCTGGTCGGCTACCGGCAGAAGGGCGACCGGCTCTACGAGCTGAAGGACCGCGAGGTGGCCCTCAAGCGGCGTGACATCGGCATGGTCTTCCAGCACTTCAACCTGTTCCCGCACATGACCGCGCTGGAGAACGTCACCGAGGCGCCGGTGCAGGTCAAGGGCGAGTCCAAGGCGGCGGCGCGGGAGCGGGCCCGCGCGCTGCTGGAGCGGGTGGGGCTGGCCGACAAGGCGGCCAACTACCCCTCCCAGCTCTCCGGCGGCCAGCAGCAGCGGGTGGCGATCGCCCGGGCGCTGGCGATGGAGCCCAAGCTGATGCTCTTCGACGAGCCCACCTCGGCGCTCGACCCGGAGCTGGTCGGCGAGGTGCTGGACGTGATGCGCGGCCTGGCCGAGGAGGGCATGACGATGATCGTGGTCACCCACGAGATGGGCTTCGCCCGCGAGGTGGGCGACGCGCTGGTCTTCATGGACGGCGGGGTGGTGATCGAGTCGGGCCACCCGCGCGAGGTGCTCGCCAACCCCCGGCACGAGCGCACCAAGGCCTTCCTCTCCAAGGTGCTGTAG
- a CDS encoding amino acid ABC transporter permease, protein MNPSDQESVTRARPPAIKAVPVRHPGRWAGAVVVAVLAAMLIHALLFNKAFQWHVVGQYLFHQTIMNGLVTTLELTALAMLMGVVGGVVLAVMRLSHNPLLSATAWCYIWVFRGTPVLVQLLFWEFMGSLWPDLSIGIPFGTEFWSGSTNTLIPVFTAALLGLGLNEAAYMAEIVRGGIQSVPVGQTEAAHALGMSQVRTMRRIILPQAMRVIIPPTGNETISMLKTTSLAYTISLVELLGAAHDIYSRTFQTIPLLIVASIWYLFLTSILTIIQYYIERHYARGANRVLPPTPLQRLRGLFRGRRTPTADADVVPGLEGGGHL, encoded by the coding sequence GTGAACCCATCCGACCAGGAGTCGGTGACCCGGGCCCGGCCGCCGGCCATCAAGGCCGTGCCGGTCCGGCACCCCGGCCGCTGGGCGGGAGCCGTCGTCGTCGCCGTCCTCGCGGCGATGCTGATCCACGCCCTGCTCTTCAACAAGGCCTTCCAGTGGCACGTGGTGGGCCAGTACCTGTTCCACCAGACGATCATGAACGGCCTGGTCACCACCCTCGAGCTGACCGCGCTCGCGATGCTCATGGGTGTGGTGGGCGGGGTCGTCCTGGCCGTCATGCGGCTCTCCCACAACCCGCTGCTGTCCGCCACCGCCTGGTGCTACATCTGGGTGTTCCGCGGCACTCCGGTGCTGGTCCAGCTGCTGTTCTGGGAGTTCATGGGGTCGCTCTGGCCGGATCTGTCGATCGGCATCCCGTTCGGCACCGAGTTCTGGTCCGGGTCCACCAACACCCTGATCCCGGTCTTCACCGCCGCCCTGCTGGGCCTGGGCCTGAACGAGGCGGCCTACATGGCGGAGATCGTCCGCGGCGGCATCCAGTCCGTCCCGGTGGGCCAGACCGAGGCCGCGCACGCGCTCGGGATGAGCCAGGTGCGGACGATGCGGCGGATCATCCTGCCGCAGGCGATGCGGGTGATCATCCCGCCGACCGGCAACGAGACCATCTCGATGCTGAAGACGACCTCGCTGGCCTACACGATCTCGCTGGTGGAACTGCTGGGCGCCGCGCACGACATCTACTCGCGCACCTTCCAGACCATCCCGCTGCTGATCGTGGCGAGCATCTGGTACCTCTTCCTGACCTCGATCCTGACGATCATCCAGTACTACATCGAGCGGCACTACGCGCGCGGCGCCAACCGGGTCCTGCCGCCGACCCCGCTGCAGCGGCTGCGCGGGCTCTTCCGCGGCCGGCGGACACCGACGGCCGACGCGGACGTGGTCCCCGGCCTCGAGGGAGGCGGACACCTGTGA
- the sodN gene encoding superoxide dismutase, Ni has protein sequence MLSRLFAPRVTAHAHCDLPCGVYDPAQARIEAESVKGTQEKYQANEDAHFRARAIIIKEQRAEAVKHHLSVLWSDYFKAPHFEKYPELHKLFNDALKAASAAKASTDPATGQTLLDYIAQIDKIFWETKQA, from the coding sequence ATGCTCTCTCGTCTGTTTGCGCCGCGGGTCACCGCTCACGCCCACTGCGACCTGCCCTGCGGTGTCTACGACCCCGCTCAGGCCCGCATCGAGGCCGAGTCGGTGAAGGGTACTCAGGAGAAGTACCAGGCCAACGAGGACGCCCACTTCCGCGCGCGCGCCATCATCATCAAGGAGCAGCGCGCCGAGGCCGTCAAGCACCACCTGTCGGTGCTGTGGAGCGACTACTTCAAGGCCCCGCACTTCGAGAAGTACCCCGAGCTGCACAAGCTCTTCAACGACGCCCTGAAGGCCGCCTCGGCCGCCAAGGCCTCGACCGACCCGGCCACCGGTCAGACCCTGCTGGACTACATCGCCCAGATCGACAAGATCTTCTGGGAGACCAAGCAGGCCTGA
- the sodX gene encoding nickel-type superoxide dismutase maturation protease codes for MDVAGPSMVPTLYHGDRLLVRYGARIRPGAVVLVRHPLRQDLLVVKRAAERRTKGWWLLSDNQFVENDSREYGPVPDDLVLGRVLLRLSPNPVWLAPAGWLERLLCTRPLGRWPGLAARFGVFRRLSPEL; via the coding sequence ATGGACGTGGCCGGGCCGTCAATGGTCCCCACGCTCTACCACGGCGACCGGCTGCTGGTCCGGTACGGCGCCCGGATCCGGCCGGGCGCCGTGGTGCTGGTCCGTCACCCGCTGCGCCAGGACCTGCTGGTGGTCAAACGGGCCGCCGAACGGCGTACCAAGGGCTGGTGGTTGCTCTCCGACAACCAGTTCGTGGAGAACGACAGCCGGGAGTACGGCCCGGTACCTGACGATCTGGTCCTCGGCCGGGTGCTGCTGCGGCTCTCCCCGAACCCGGTCTGGCTGGCCCCGGCCGGCTGGCTGGAGCGGCTGCTCTGCACCCGGCCGCTGGGCCGCTGGCCGGGTCTGGCGGCCCGGTTCGGGGTGTTCCGGCGGCTCAGCCCAGAGCTGTAG